The Paracholeplasma brassicae genome contains a region encoding:
- a CDS encoding alpha/beta hydrolase family protein, which yields MAILVRKFQIDGIPLSIYETEDLNDKPVIFSFHGFTGYKDGDYFKREDYLARLGFIVVGIDTILHGERRIDVYEKKPASEKMKDINQMIIQSAEDAVQLYEKYIKYMPRVIENEVYAIGVSMGGAISTYLSTIYPLKKAVSFVGSPSMVEFYKFKKEKYQWIEDEYYLANLAYLSDFCPVEHQDKIQCPLFLTGGLQDETIPYRFPLMLKDHPLATVKLYDTPHMPNQQQFDDAYEFLLKKD from the coding sequence ATGGCGATATTGGTAAGAAAATTTCAGATTGATGGTATTCCACTATCGATCTATGAAACTGAAGATTTAAACGATAAACCAGTTATTTTTTCATTTCATGGATTTACAGGCTATAAAGATGGGGATTATTTTAAACGTGAAGATTATTTAGCAAGATTAGGTTTTATTGTTGTTGGGATTGATACAATCCTCCATGGCGAAAGACGTATTGATGTTTATGAGAAAAAACCAGCGTCTGAAAAAATGAAAGATATCAATCAAATGATCATTCAAAGTGCAGAAGATGCGGTGCAACTCTACGAAAAATACATTAAGTACATGCCACGAGTCATTGAAAATGAAGTTTATGCCATTGGTGTTTCGATGGGTGGAGCAATTAGTACGTACTTATCGACCATTTACCCATTGAAAAAGGCAGTCTCATTTGTCGGTTCACCATCGATGGTCGAGTTTTATAAATTTAAGAAAGAAAAGTATCAATGGATTGAAGACGAGTACTACTTGGCAAATTTAGCGTATTTAAGCGATTTTTGCCCAGTAGAGCATCAAGACAAAATCCAATGCCCTCTTTTCTTAACTGGTGGTCTTCAAGATGAAACCATACCTTATCGGTTTCCATTAATGCTAAAAGATCACCCATTAGCAACCGTTAAATTATATGATACACCACACATGCCCAATCAACAACAGTTTGATGATGCGTATGAATTTCTACTAAAAAAGGACTGA
- a CDS encoding ABC transporter substrate-binding protein — translation MKKVFSVVTLVLLLVLMVGCGGGNSPKPNPNPDPNPNPDPVEKEYDLGGIDFVIMCDNAQKCDPRSSTYERLFKQEKVNKITDVEAKYNVKVVFKNYPTNASWGGARERYIIEESTLKTQSVHVYEIISTSIGNLAEQGAIVSLDDYMDAFGSELFFPEKKAFGLVKGKHYGYDDQYPIADKGLYFNVDLLGRVLGETRKNEPIDLWNKGEWTWEKFEALAEELNGKLDHTRTDENGGAQYVFGGRTYNWAYGFIGANGGRLVDEDFNTYLTSKPVLDTLEFLNGMYQQPGMWIDDADLSNTSQPQFTAGNVAFQDGESWHISASNKWGSANFDINYVPFPVGPEILEDMSNYRLLTVGGKSTHVISSSFSKANIPAGYEDLMIHDEIIFKIWADMQYFPETIEAIQDDFYNTRLLANYASEDSRLVHLDLINTTFPDNFYSVMESQNQNDTSYMIMIQQSVRDGDIRNVMTSTESSLRATLIEKFNLGENYYN, via the coding sequence ATGAAAAAAGTATTTAGTGTTGTAACACTCGTTTTACTTTTGGTTCTCATGGTTGGCTGTGGTGGTGGAAATTCACCTAAACCAAATCCAAACCCAGACCCAAATCCAAACCCAGATCCAGTTGAAAAAGAATACGATTTGGGTGGGATTGATTTTGTCATCATGTGTGATAATGCACAAAAATGTGATCCAAGATCATCTACTTACGAACGTCTTTTCAAACAAGAAAAGGTCAATAAAATTACAGACGTTGAAGCTAAATACAACGTCAAAGTCGTCTTTAAGAACTACCCAACCAACGCTTCATGGGGTGGCGCTAGAGAACGTTACATCATTGAGGAGTCAACGTTAAAGACTCAATCGGTGCACGTGTATGAAATCATTTCAACTTCGATCGGTAATCTAGCTGAACAAGGTGCGATTGTTTCACTTGATGACTACATGGATGCTTTTGGTAGTGAATTGTTTTTCCCTGAGAAAAAAGCATTCGGCTTAGTCAAAGGAAAACATTATGGGTATGATGATCAATACCCAATTGCAGACAAAGGTCTTTATTTCAACGTTGATTTATTAGGCAGAGTCTTAGGTGAAACACGTAAAAACGAGCCAATCGACTTATGGAATAAAGGCGAATGGACTTGGGAAAAGTTTGAAGCGTTAGCAGAAGAACTTAATGGTAAATTAGATCACACAAGAACCGATGAAAACGGTGGTGCTCAATACGTGTTTGGTGGCAGAACTTATAACTGGGCATACGGGTTTATCGGGGCAAATGGTGGTAGACTTGTTGATGAAGATTTTAATACTTATTTAACAAGCAAACCAGTCCTAGATACACTTGAGTTTTTAAATGGCATGTACCAACAACCAGGTATGTGGATTGACGATGCGGATTTATCGAACACATCACAACCACAATTTACCGCTGGTAACGTGGCATTCCAAGATGGCGAATCATGGCACATCAGTGCATCAAACAAATGGGGCAGTGCAAACTTTGATATTAACTATGTACCATTCCCAGTTGGACCAGAAATCTTAGAAGATATGTCAAATTATCGCTTGCTTACGGTCGGTGGTAAATCAACTCATGTCATTTCATCGTCATTTTCAAAAGCGAATATTCCTGCTGGATATGAGGACTTAATGATCCATGATGAAATTATCTTTAAAATCTGGGCAGATATGCAATATTTCCCTGAAACAATTGAAGCAATTCAAGATGATTTTTATAACACAAGATTACTTGCTAACTATGCAAGTGAAGATTCACGCCTTGTGCATTTGGATTTAATCAATACGACGTTTCCGGATAACTTTTATAGTGTGATGGAATCACAAAATCAAAATGATACGTCTTATATGATTATGATTCAACAATCGGTTCGTGATGGCGACATTAGAAACGTCATGACGTCGACGGAATCTAGCTTACGAGCAACCCTAATTGAAAAATTCAATTTAGGTGAAAATTACTACAACTAA
- a CDS encoding carbohydrate ABC transporter permease produces the protein MKNKIISYVDPSKLEVHRIKTENAIERLQEKQTKNQQKIDDLMSENKNKNIKKIVKLADKNQKIKVQLTRMDERLVQINEGKLEKVGLYRQFKEWFSRIPYQNQKVIWGVLFTTPWLIGMILFFLPSFFKSIWWSFNNVMPSNDGLVISFVGLDNYIELFSRYVVDGNTVFNVELYMFVQNLAIDLPIILIFSILIAVFLNKPFKGQTIIKAIFFIPVIYNFTLISDTLSKGFGQYIDSSTGADQMFVEQLSMFFLEIGLGKSFMEIVLQAVDRIFMIVNLSGIQILIFIAAIQAIPNQLYEAAKMEGASKYVMFWKITIAMITPLILTAAIYTVVDSFTRAPIYRFLDFAMTQNRYGLAAGISVSYFIINIGIIAFVFMLMKGRVFYYDDRK, from the coding sequence ATGAAAAATAAAATAATTTCTTATGTCGATCCAAGCAAACTTGAAGTCCACAGAATAAAAACGGAAAATGCAATTGAACGTCTACAAGAAAAACAAACAAAGAATCAACAAAAGATTGATGATTTAATGTCTGAAAACAAAAATAAAAACATCAAAAAAATTGTTAAGCTTGCAGATAAAAATCAAAAGATCAAAGTACAACTAACAAGAATGGATGAACGTTTAGTCCAAATTAATGAAGGTAAACTTGAAAAAGTTGGTCTTTATCGTCAGTTTAAAGAATGGTTTTCAAGAATTCCATACCAAAATCAAAAGGTCATTTGGGGCGTTTTATTTACAACCCCTTGGCTGATTGGGATGATACTATTTTTCTTGCCATCGTTTTTTAAATCGATTTGGTGGAGCTTTAATAATGTGATGCCTTCAAACGACGGTTTAGTCATATCGTTTGTTGGATTGGATAACTACATTGAGTTGTTTTCTAGATACGTTGTTGATGGAAATACGGTGTTCAACGTTGAGTTGTACATGTTTGTTCAAAATCTAGCGATTGATTTACCAATCATCTTGATATTCTCGATTTTGATTGCCGTTTTCTTAAATAAACCATTTAAGGGACAAACCATCATCAAAGCAATTTTCTTTATACCAGTCATTTATAATTTTACGTTAATTTCAGACACATTATCTAAAGGCTTTGGTCAATACATTGATTCCTCAACAGGGGCAGATCAAATGTTTGTTGAGCAGTTGTCCATGTTCTTCTTAGAAATTGGACTTGGAAAGAGTTTTATGGAAATCGTCTTACAAGCGGTTGATCGAATTTTTATGATTGTGAACTTATCAGGCATACAAATTTTAATCTTTATCGCAGCGATTCAAGCAATTCCAAATCAACTCTATGAAGCAGCTAAAATGGAAGGCGCCTCAAAATACGTAATGTTTTGGAAGATTACAATTGCGATGATAACACCACTGATATTAACTGCAGCAATTTATACAGTTGTTGATTCATTTACAAGAGCACCGATTTACCGGTTCTTAGATTTTGCGATGACACAAAACCGTTATGGGTTAGCTGCGGGTATCTCGGTCAGTTACTTCATCATCAACATCGGGATTATCGCATTTGTATTTATGCTAATGAAAGGAAGGGTGTTCTATTATGATGACAGAAAATAA
- a CDS encoding immunoglobulin-like domain-containing protein codes for MKKIMTLGIIVFLLMAIVGCQSDGPQVDPKPQPDPDEEKYLNDQISPLLSFADASKQSVSIKQNSEYDIYQGLKALDNLEGDITSKIEADLGDFDLSVPGTYELVFYVLDRAGNVSNQLIKYITVLETYDVLASYPIYQNTISNEAQLPTAPNCFQGAYYHKVFSSKDYWLGLEAEVTLPMPDINRYEMTYNDSLNIDPNARNLDNPSLYMGGNAYAESDVGLSLKNALVKNSAGSTGISVGSYAFRPFWRYITSYDYDAGSYDRANGRYYAVSCNGSGTSKNCSGNWDFNDTQYYYLPGDQLRMIVYSPKPGYLQLQIEVIAASTLPYSVGVRTFNDWKAPEDFISPVFPSSGHGSMKAEFKRVNAIDQVANEGKPVKETTTTVGEAIWHNTYLHRNIDGILYRVPFNDTRTAVMSCPVASYFTTTGIDDVTGGETVAIHPFKTSLAMTIDQLSTMNSRALNTHKKEE; via the coding sequence ATGAAAAAAATAATGACATTGGGCATCATTGTGTTCTTGTTGATGGCAATTGTAGGCTGCCAAAGCGATGGTCCTCAAGTTGACCCTAAGCCACAACCAGACCCGGATGAAGAAAAGTATTTAAACGATCAGATTTCACCCTTGTTGTCTTTTGCTGATGCCTCAAAACAAAGTGTATCAATCAAGCAAAACAGCGAGTATGACATTTATCAAGGCCTCAAAGCACTTGATAATTTAGAAGGCGATATTACAAGTAAAATTGAAGCCGATTTAGGGGACTTTGATTTATCAGTCCCAGGGACGTACGAACTTGTATTTTATGTGTTAGACCGTGCTGGTAATGTTTCTAATCAGTTAATTAAATACATCACAGTCTTAGAAACGTATGACGTTTTAGCGTCTTACCCAATCTATCAAAACACCATTTCTAATGAAGCACAACTACCAACGGCACCTAATTGTTTTCAAGGTGCTTACTACCATAAAGTATTTTCATCAAAGGATTATTGGTTAGGTTTAGAAGCAGAAGTCACGCTACCAATGCCAGACATTAACCGCTATGAAATGACTTATAACGATTCATTAAATATTGATCCAAACGCAAGAAATTTAGATAACCCATCACTTTACATGGGTGGGAATGCTTACGCCGAAAGTGACGTGGGCTTATCACTAAAGAATGCACTCGTTAAAAACAGTGCGGGTTCTACGGGGATTTCGGTTGGCTCTTACGCATTTAGACCATTTTGGCGTTACATTACCTCATACGATTACGACGCTGGTAGCTACGACAGAGCCAATGGCCGTTATTACGCCGTCAGCTGTAATGGGTCAGGTACGTCAAAAAACTGTAGTGGTAACTGGGATTTTAATGATACTCAATATTATTACTTACCAGGCGATCAACTAAGAATGATTGTTTACTCACCAAAACCAGGGTACTTACAACTTCAAATTGAAGTAATTGCCGCATCGACGCTACCTTATTCGGTGGGCGTTCGCACATTCAATGACTGGAAAGCACCAGAAGATTTTATCTCACCAGTATTTCCTAGTTCAGGGCATGGCTCAATGAAAGCTGAATTCAAACGCGTGAATGCGATTGACCAAGTAGCAAATGAAGGTAAACCAGTCAAAGAAACCACAACGACCGTAGGTGAAGCGATTTGGCATAACACTTATCTACACCGAAACATCGATGGTATCTTATACCGTGTGCCTTTTAATGATACACGTACTGCGGTGATGAGCTGTCCGGTAGCTTCATACTTTACAACGACTGGGATTGATGATGTTACTGGTGGAGAGACCGTGGCGATTCACCCATTTAAAACATCACTTGCGATGACAATTGATCAATTATCAACAATGAATTCACGTGCGTTAAACACGCATAAGAAAGAAGAATAG
- a CDS encoding FAD-dependent oxidoreductase, translating to MKKRYQAVVVGGSLGGIMAAYALSNQGIKTALVEQYAWIGGQLTSQGVPSDEHDFIEFTGATKTYRAFREQIRSYYRKHPDIIDELKTKEVFNPGNGWVSKNSSDPRISLKYLNELLDPFVQSGILDIYLNTTLVGSDYQDEQIYNVFLRNSKGEHIFEANYFLDATDTGELLPLSGTNYVTGAESFEETQEPHAPMQKDPYDMQPITWIAAIGFDPNNKEIIEKPVLYDEFKAYQMPFKESVLSWYAAGLEQGSKREFSMFAKAPYEHTPAMFTYRQVIEKNHFKQGVDCSVTLINWPQNDYFFGNIFEDVNAEYHQFKAKQLTLSLIYWLQTEARRDDGKGVGYKEIKLMPEVLGTKDGLAMAPYIRESRRIKALYTIREQDINKRFAKKAPDFRDTIGIGHYHIDLHMTTKTKTYFFDETYPFQIPLGALIPNNKDNLIACCKNIGTTHVTNGCYRLHPVEWNIGESAGYLVAYCINKKVTPKQVHENDQLLKEYQAILTSKGVELRWPDSVLEGI from the coding sequence ATGAAAAAAAGATATCAAGCGGTAGTCGTGGGTGGCTCGCTCGGTGGTATTATGGCCGCTTACGCGCTTTCCAATCAAGGCATAAAAACAGCCTTAGTTGAACAATACGCATGGATTGGTGGACAATTAACCAGTCAAGGCGTACCAAGTGATGAACATGATTTTATCGAATTCACTGGTGCAACTAAAACGTATCGTGCGTTTAGAGAACAAATAAGAAGTTATTACCGAAAACACCCAGACATCATCGACGAATTAAAGACCAAAGAAGTCTTTAATCCTGGCAATGGATGGGTATCAAAGAACTCAAGTGATCCACGTATTTCATTAAAATATTTAAACGAATTACTAGATCCGTTTGTTCAAAGTGGCATTCTAGATATTTATTTGAATACCACACTTGTTGGATCGGATTATCAAGACGAACAAATTTACAACGTATTTTTACGAAATAGTAAAGGTGAACATATTTTTGAAGCTAATTATTTCTTAGATGCAACCGATACTGGGGAATTATTACCGCTATCGGGGACAAATTACGTTACAGGCGCTGAATCTTTTGAAGAGACTCAGGAACCACACGCACCAATGCAAAAAGACCCATATGACATGCAACCAATTACTTGGATTGCAGCCATCGGCTTTGATCCTAATAATAAAGAAATCATTGAAAAACCAGTGCTATATGATGAGTTTAAAGCTTATCAAATGCCTTTTAAAGAATCGGTGTTATCTTGGTATGCAGCTGGGCTTGAACAAGGCTCAAAACGTGAATTTTCAATGTTTGCAAAAGCACCATACGAACACACACCAGCAATGTTTACTTACAGACAAGTGATTGAAAAGAATCATTTTAAACAAGGGGTAGATTGTTCGGTAACGTTAATCAACTGGCCGCAAAATGACTATTTCTTTGGTAATATTTTTGAAGACGTTAACGCAGAATATCACCAATTTAAAGCCAAACAACTGACGTTATCTTTGATCTACTGGCTACAAACAGAGGCTAGAAGAGACGATGGAAAAGGTGTTGGTTATAAAGAAATCAAGCTAATGCCTGAGGTTCTAGGCACAAAAGATGGTTTAGCAATGGCGCCATACATCAGAGAATCTAGACGTATCAAAGCGTTATACACCATCCGTGAACAAGACATCAACAAACGTTTTGCTAAAAAAGCACCAGATTTTAGAGATACCATTGGGATTGGTCATTACCACATTGACTTACACATGACCACCAAAACAAAGACGTATTTCTTTGATGAAACCTACCCGTTTCAAATTCCACTTGGGGCATTAATTCCAAACAACAAAGATAACTTAATCGCTTGTTGTAAGAATATTGGCACCACGCATGTGACCAATGGTTGTTATCGACTTCACCCAGTTGAATGGAATATTGGGGAAAGTGCAGGTTACTTAGTAGCTTATTGCATTAATAAAAAAGTAACACCAAAACAAGTACATGAAAACGATCAATTATTAAAAGAGTATCAAGCAATCTTAACTTCTAAAGGGGTAGAACTAAGATGGCCAGATTCCGTATTGGAGGGGATTTAA
- a CDS encoding alpha/beta hydrolase family protein translates to MKISEEILDGVPLTTYEVEDGKVKPLIYFFHGFSGNKDQNIMGRGEILANLGFYVVAIDSYMHGLRMPELEKNRSNISRYEDIIEIVMHTAKDAKRLFAKYFQNRPQVHKDNYHLYGVSMGSLTAFYLSTIDEKVKTIVGLVPTPSFVEYYKDKATLYGFNQGFFYDRKIAYYQAHDPLTNYQLLKDKNIFMGCGTKDEIVKPIFAERLKEVLPEFTLKYYDTGHVSTKEMLEDSYEFLKNEVF, encoded by the coding sequence ATGAAAATAAGTGAAGAGATTCTTGATGGTGTTCCACTAACTACTTACGAGGTAGAAGATGGTAAAGTTAAACCATTAATCTACTTCTTTCATGGGTTTAGTGGTAATAAAGATCAAAACATCATGGGCAGAGGTGAAATTCTTGCAAACCTTGGTTTCTATGTGGTTGCGATCGATTCCTACATGCATGGGTTACGCATGCCTGAATTAGAAAAAAACCGTTCGAACATCAGCCGCTATGAAGACATCATCGAAATTGTGATGCATACAGCTAAAGATGCAAAACGTCTATTTGCGAAGTATTTTCAGAATAGACCACAAGTACATAAAGACAATTATCATTTGTATGGCGTGTCGATGGGCAGCCTAACAGCGTTTTATCTTTCAACCATCGATGAAAAAGTAAAAACCATTGTTGGTTTAGTACCAACCCCATCGTTTGTTGAGTATTACAAAGATAAAGCGACATTATATGGCTTTAATCAAGGCTTTTTCTACGATAGAAAAATTGCTTATTATCAGGCGCACGACCCACTAACAAATTATCAATTACTCAAAGATAAAAATATCTTTATGGGGTGTGGGACAAAAGATGAGATTGTTAAACCAATCTTTGCAGAACGTTTAAAGGAAGTACTACCTGAGTTCACATTAAAGTATTACGATACAGGTCACGTTTCAACGAAAGAGATGTTAGAAGACAGTTACGAATTTCTAAAAAACGAGGTATTCTAG
- a CDS encoding SGNH/GDSL hydrolase family protein: MKKIVFMGDSITAGFKQLNQYPNVINIGVGGYKTTELIPLVKELRLHQPEVVFLMIGINDFLCNLRYFPHGYTIPFHKTYDALVEMISVNLPRTKVYLTSILPMNGRPEGLLVKENVKTYNKEIEIINKFIKDKSKTYKATYLDLYNVVLKDGLLNEDYTIDGIHLSEQGYEVYLNFLKESTEGLFI; encoded by the coding sequence ATGAAAAAAATAGTTTTTATGGGTGATTCAATCACGGCTGGTTTTAAACAATTAAATCAATACCCAAACGTGATCAATATCGGGGTTGGCGGTTATAAAACAACCGAACTCATCCCACTCGTTAAAGAGTTAAGATTACATCAACCTGAGGTTGTCTTTCTAATGATAGGCATCAATGATTTCCTTTGTAACTTGCGTTATTTTCCTCACGGGTATACAATCCCATTTCACAAGACGTATGACGCCTTAGTTGAAATGATTAGTGTTAACTTACCAAGAACAAAAGTGTATTTGACATCGATTTTACCGATGAATGGAAGACCAGAGGGCCTTTTAGTCAAAGAAAATGTCAAAACGTATAATAAAGAAATTGAAATCATTAACAAGTTCATCAAAGACAAATCGAAAACCTACAAAGCCACCTATCTTGATTTATATAACGTCGTTCTTAAGGATGGTTTGTTAAATGAAGATTACACCATTGACGGTATTCATTTGAGTGAACAGGGTTATGAGGTTTACTTAAACTTTTTAAAAGAATCGACTGAAGGCTTATTTATTTAA
- a CDS encoding carbohydrate ABC transporter permease, whose protein sequence is MMTENKTHFLNRQFDKLKNESKKVYDKRLKTAYKRKMTFELLLEKAAILLKYFLLYGLAFIIIYPLIQQISIALRAPEDINNPLVLWIPETFSLMNFKISVIVLDYFTALKNSLMLSGIVTILQVLTTALAGYAFARLKFKGQNVLFVIVLATIIVAPSTIELPLKLTLMDFLGTGKSLLGTPLVLYLFAATGMGIKSGIFIYLFRQFFRGIPEELEEAAHVDGANPIQVFFKVMLPNARGAMVLAGILTFVWQWNDSYFTANFVSKVNSDFSTLTTKMMSIRNAIQGAIQQAGVWQLFDQDVTQNPLFTSMVLNTSAMLAMIPLLIFYLAVQKILFTEGIERSGLVG, encoded by the coding sequence ATGATGACAGAAAATAAAACCCACTTTCTAAATCGTCAATTTGATAAGTTAAAGAACGAATCAAAAAAAGTATACGATAAACGATTAAAAACTGCTTATAAAAGAAAGATGACGTTTGAGTTACTGCTTGAAAAGGCGGCAATCCTGTTAAAGTATTTTCTACTATATGGTTTAGCATTTATCATTATTTACCCGTTAATTCAACAAATATCGATTGCACTTAGAGCGCCAGAGGATATCAATAACCCACTGGTCTTGTGGATTCCTGAAACGTTCTCACTCATGAACTTTAAGATATCGGTAATAGTTCTAGATTACTTTACCGCCCTTAAGAATTCATTGATGCTTAGTGGTATTGTAACAATACTTCAGGTATTAACGACCGCACTTGCTGGCTATGCGTTTGCAAGATTGAAGTTCAAAGGACAAAATGTGCTGTTTGTGATTGTTCTTGCAACCATCATTGTGGCACCATCAACCATTGAATTACCACTAAAATTAACCTTAATGGATTTTCTAGGTACCGGTAAATCGTTACTTGGAACGCCTTTGGTCTTGTATTTATTTGCAGCCACCGGCATGGGGATTAAGTCAGGTATTTTCATTTACCTATTCAGACAATTCTTTAGAGGGATTCCTGAAGAGCTAGAAGAAGCGGCACACGTCGATGGGGCAAACCCAATCCAAGTGTTCTTCAAAGTCATGTTACCAAACGCCAGAGGTGCGATGGTACTTGCCGGTATTTTAACCTTTGTGTGGCAGTGGAACGATTCTTATTTCACGGCGAACTTTGTTTCAAAGGTCAATAGTGATTTCTCGACCTTAACAACCAAAATGATGTCGATTAGAAATGCAATTCAAGGCGCAATTCAACAAGCCGGTGTGTGGCAATTATTTGACCAAGACGTGACTCAAAACCCACTGTTTACTTCAATGGTGTTAAATACGTCTGCGATGTTAGCAATGATTCCATTACTCATATTTTATCTTGCAGTTCAAAAGATTCTATTTACAGAAGGTATTGAAAGAAGTGGCCTTGTAGGCTAA
- a CDS encoding DUF4127 family protein has product MKKIAVLPLDERPCNYTFNQLLVKGMPYQIFVPELTILGDKKKKGNLPEISKWLYEISKDVDGMVIAVDTLVYGGIVPSRLHHDETAVLLDRLNVLRKIKESNPSLKLYAYSLIMRNPKYSSSEEEPDYYETCGREIHLYGVYDHKSELGILTEEEKMHFEEIKKTIDQASLTDYLERREKNIVVNLAFLDLVKEGIIEFGIVPQDDSSPYGLTATDQIKVRKKIKDNNIELDCYMYPGADEVTNTLLARMINQYEGKKPLIYLAYASITGGMQIPLYEDRLLNETIKYQVLAAGGMIVSSLKDSDLVLLVNVPASHMRETNHQHVASLEYDAFRNLIEYVEQANYAIELGKKVIIADVAYANGGDLNLLKLLRQKDLLMKISAYAGWNTSSNTLGTCIPQGMFDYLYPNRKENLDFLGLRYVEDFGYCSVVRSKVSQTLSLPNHYFLLDGKKGNVVNQIKEELQTFINDQLNGRYTITINDIYSPWNRMFETGLDVTVNENK; this is encoded by the coding sequence ATGAAAAAAATAGCGGTACTACCTCTGGATGAGAGACCTTGTAATTACACGTTTAATCAATTACTCGTTAAAGGAATGCCCTATCAAATCTTTGTACCTGAGTTAACCATTTTAGGGGATAAGAAAAAAAAGGGAAATCTACCTGAAATATCAAAATGGTTATATGAGATATCTAAGGATGTCGATGGCATGGTAATTGCCGTTGATACCTTGGTTTATGGTGGTATCGTACCATCTAGATTACACCATGACGAAACTGCTGTATTACTAGATCGTCTAAATGTATTAAGAAAAATCAAAGAGTCAAACCCTTCTTTAAAACTATATGCTTATAGCTTAATCATGAGAAATCCGAAGTACTCTTCAAGTGAAGAAGAACCAGATTACTATGAAACGTGTGGTAGAGAAATACACTTGTATGGTGTCTACGATCATAAGAGTGAATTGGGTATTCTAACCGAAGAAGAAAAAATGCATTTTGAAGAAATTAAAAAGACCATCGATCAAGCTTCACTGACAGATTACCTAGAAAGACGAGAAAAGAATATTGTCGTTAATTTAGCTTTTCTAGACCTAGTCAAAGAAGGTATCATTGAGTTTGGTATTGTCCCACAAGACGATTCAAGCCCATATGGTTTAACCGCGACGGATCAAATCAAAGTTAGAAAGAAAATCAAAGACAATAACATTGAACTTGATTGCTATATGTACCCAGGGGCAGATGAAGTGACCAACACGCTTTTAGCACGTATGATTAATCAATACGAAGGTAAGAAGCCTTTAATCTACTTAGCCTACGCATCAATCACAGGTGGTATGCAAATTCCACTTTACGAAGATCGTCTATTAAATGAAACCATTAAGTATCAAGTGCTTGCAGCTGGTGGGATGATTGTCAGTAGTTTAAAAGACAGTGATTTGGTCTTGTTAGTCAATGTGCCAGCCTCTCATATGAGAGAAACCAATCACCAACACGTTGCTTCGCTTGAATACGACGCATTTAGAAATCTAATTGAGTACGTGGAACAAGCAAATTATGCGATCGAACTTGGAAAAAAAGTGATTATCGCTGACGTTGCTTACGCCAATGGTGGGGATTTAAACTTATTAAAATTATTAAGACAAAAAGATTTATTGATGAAAATATCGGCTTATGCTGGGTGGAATACTTCTTCGAATACGCTAGGTACCTGCATACCACAAGGTATGTTTGACTACCTTTACCCAAACCGTAAAGAGAACCTTGATTTCTTAGGTCTAAGATACGTTGAAGACTTTGGGTATTGTAGTGTGGTTCGTTCAAAAGTAAGTCAAACGTTAAGTTTACCTAACCACTACTTTTTACTTGATGGTAAAAAAGGAAATGTGGTAAATCAAATTAAAGAAGAACTACAAACGTTTATCAATGACCAATTAAATGGCCGTTATACCATTACAATTAATGACATATACTCCCCTTGGAATCGTATGTTTGAAACCGGATTGGATGTTACAGTCAATGAAAATAAGTGA